In the Hippoglossus stenolepis isolate QCI-W04-F060 chromosome 14, HSTE1.2, whole genome shotgun sequence genome, one interval contains:
- the LOC118121223 gene encoding PH domain leucine-rich repeat-containing protein phosphatase 1, producing MESVKESGSGAASAPPAPPGMVDWITDASSGKPSGLTPLSAGKRPSIGEDDGGGAEAKLFGKGLAATSLLQIAIRNGIYQNQVANAIGGAAKTMTMPAVKTANIYSLTSAGSSTSVNSLLSRRRQRHKRNLSLGAPPTSSGSAGASTAEAPGPGPAPSASPLSTLSLDRRTFLRQKQSKQLQASDKTWVRSDLRRGCVHIHDWLTPSYPRPVLCTADTTAKEVACKLEGSKAGAVLRFNCKTSTLVDLNDNCKESSENLQEPVEVRILRDETEHMKHCFPDSKPLEDKTASNSSSEVYLEDVGLELSLSVADCYGVYSGSDMEGSTCEDFSPGGPRSTEHRDSLSDGLGLGTDSSVLSPNCDSAPEGPDPFESSSDEVDLASSPTHSPGDSAADQQGDPASAADPSGAPGTRPDQDSETAPGDNTDTPQLIKPPSKCPSSSQSRPLTSQASVQPDPEPPGGSRAWPEPINTSPTPALFVQLHGGAVRRLRDEERPLQILNQYLSNLGYEDACRVQDEGMNPEIGCLIRFYFGKPRSVGGSERVQLSGVFNVRKGKLALPVNRWSKRQVTLSGTCLIVSSVKHAHTGKMHILPLIGGKVEEVRRHSHCLAFSSAGPQSQTYYISYDSYTEHLRWHRAASKTASQRVNSVDLSCCSLEELPAQLFYSQDLTHLNLKNNFMSPHKGVPALTRFCKLRSLSLSNNSLSEFPLALCDITSLTELNLSGNRLSSLPAGVGTMHNLQTLLLDSNLLSSLPMELGSLEGLTYLGLSFNCFVCVPAVLENLRGMERLCLAGNQLSALDMVGLQWLPAHHIDLRLNQLQKVTVGDSEHLVHIVQLDLRDTGLQELDVSALCRLELLRCDRNTLSLLRVSGHALKSLHAAHNELKQLEVQPVPENLTVLDLSWNKLECVPDWVCESSRLEVLDISHNSVTELPIRLLCSVSLRKLLSGWNQVCRLAERLERSQLEVLDLQHNYLTELPHNLFMKAQSLRNLNVSANKLENLPAASLSEDSYSSLEELYVTNNSLTDKCVPLLPGHGVLRVLHLAYNQLQTFTASKLARLEQLEELDLSGNRLRTVPTTILSCQRLHTLSAHSNCINAFPEVLQLPEIKCVDLSCNELTEVTLPETLPPKLQELDLTGNPRLNLDHKSLELLNNIRCFRVDPSPSATCVSESHRAPAVWSHGYTEASGAKNKLCVAALALDGFCGIREALYGVFDGDRNVEVPYLLQCTMGDVLAEELHRSQRQDDYMTNTFLTMQRKLGTAGQRMGGSAALCHIRHDPVAPGEHGGCFTLKAANVGRCQAVLCRDGKAMQLSTTHSVKEEAEYQRVRQHNAVITEDNKVSGVTDSTRIMGYSFLCPSVTPRPHVSTVTLTPQDEFFLLGSRGLWDMLSPSEAVEAVRNVPDALAAAKKLVTLAQSYGCSDSLSAVVVQLSITEDCCCFCEPPPPPPSPGLGAHTSTHHYSASGDGAIPPASSGTVSELSSEFSTSEMSSEVGSTASSEEPPPQTEPLTSHLNLPGRAGVRRPACGGGSFQRQFSGALSDNGLDSEDEEPIAGVFSNGSRVEVEADVHCLHRHDCPATQIHTHTQPSTNIHPAVASLHEPSPSPLSSKSPSPVPPSSPCLSGEARSGTLGRRARANGSVACQGRNQDLIEEAGDAPVRKQGGYFNAPAQPDPDDQLIIPPELEEEVRQIIQQQQQQQQQMQTHNQQTHNFQKPADYFVTPL from the exons ATGGAAAGTGTGAAGGAAAGCGGCTCCGGAGCGGCGTCCGCCCCGCCAGCGCCGCCGGGGATGGTCGACTGGATCACCGACGCCAGCTCCGGGAAGCCCAGTGGATTGACGCCGCTATCCGCCGGGAAGAGACCCTCCATCGGGGAGGACGACGGAGGCGGCGCAGAGGCGAAACTCTTCGGGAAGGGACTCGCGgccacctccctcctccagaTCGCGATCAGGAACGGGATCTACCAGAACCAAGTGGCCAACGCTATCGGCGGTGCGGCCAAAACGATGACGATGCCCGCGGTGAAAACAGCCAACATCTACAGCCTGACGTCCGCCGGCAGCAGCACTTCTGTCAACTCTCTGCTGAGCCGGAGGCGGCAGCGGCACAAGCGGAACCTGTCGCTGGGAGCGCCGCCGACCAGCAGCGGCTCGGCCGGGGCGTCCACCGCGGAGGCGCCCGGTCCCGGTCCCGCGCCCTCCGCCTCGCCGCTGAGCACCCTCAGCCTGGACCGGAGGACGTTTCTCCGGCAGAAGCAGTCCAAGCAGCTCCAGGCCTCGGACAAGACCTGGGTGAGGTCGGACCTCCGGCGCGGCTGCGTTCACATCCACGACTGGCTCACGCCCTCCTACCCGCGCCCGGTGCTGTGCACGGCGGACACCACGGCTAAGGAGGTGGCCTGTAAGCTGGAGGGCAGCAAAGCCGGAGCTGTGCTGAGGTTTAACTGCAAAACCTCTACTTTGGTTGATTTAAATGACAACTGTAAAGAAAGTAGCGAGAACCTCCAGGAGCCGGTGGAGGTCCGGATCCTCCGAGATGAGACCGAGCACATGAAACATTGTTTCCCTGATTCCAAACCTCTGGAGGACAAAACAGCCAGTAACTCTTCCTCCGAGGTGTATCTGGAGGATGTCGGGCTGGAGCTGAGCCTGAGTGTGGCGGACTGTTATGGGGTCTACTCCGGCTCCGACATGGAGGGCAGCACCTGTGAGGACTTCAGCCCGGGGGGCCCCAGGAGCACCGAGCACCGGGACTCCCTCAGCGACGGCCTGGGTCTGGGCACCGACTCCTCCGTGCTGAGCCCGAACTGTGACAGCGCCCCGGAGGGTCCCGACCCCTTCGAGAGCTCCTCGGATGAGGTGGATCTCGcctcctctcccacacactcaccCGGGGACTCTGCCGCAGACCAGCAGGGGGACCCGGCCTCTGCCGCAGACCCCTCCGGTGCTCCGGGGACCAGACCGGACCAGGACAGTGAAACTGCACCAGGGGATAACACAGACACCCCACAGCTCATCAAACCTCCCTCTAAGTGCCCCAGCAGCTCCCAGTCCAGGCCCCTGACCAGCCAAGCCTCTGTGCAGCCGGACCCGGAGCCCCCCGGGGGGAGCAGGGCCTGGCCGGAGCCCATCAACACCAGTCCCACCCCGGCCCTCTTCGTGCAGCTGCACGGCGGAGCTGTGCGGCGGCTGCGGGACGAGGAGCGGCCTCTGCAGATATTAAACCAGTACCTGTCTAATCTGGGCTACGAGGACGCGTGCAGGGTGCAGGACGAGGGCATGAACCCAGAAATTGGCTGCCTCATTCGTTTCTACTTTG gtaagCCTCGCAGCGTGGGCGGCTCTGAGCGTGTGCAGCTGTCGGGGGTGTTCAACGTGCGGAAAGGGAAGCTGGCGCTGCCGGTGAACCGCTGGTCGAAGCGTCAGGTCACGCTGAGTGGAACCTGCCTCATTGTCTCGTCTGTGAAACACGCCCACACTGGCAAGATGCACATCCTCCCGCTCATCGGAGGAAAG gtggaggaggtgaggagacaCAGTCACTGTCTGGCTTTCAGCTCCGCTGGTCCTCAGAGTCAGACGTACTACATCAGCTACGACTCCTACACAGAGCATCTCCGCTGGCACCGAGCGGCCTCAAAG ACTGCGTCGCAGAGGGTGAACTCAGTCGACCTGTCGTGCTGCAGCCTGGAGGAGCTGCCTGCTCAGCTGTTTTACAGCCAGGACCTCACCCACCTCAATCTCAAAAACAACTTCATGTCCCCTCACAAAGGAGTTCCAGCACTCACCAG GTTTTGTAAACTGAGAAGCCTCAGTCTGTCAAACAACTCTCTGTCCGAGTTTCCTCTGGCCTTGTGTGACATCACCTCGCTCACCGAGCTCAACTTGTCTGGAAACCGTCTGTCGTCACTGCCCGCAGGAGTAGGGACCATGCACAA CCTGCAGACGCTCCTCCTGGACAGTAACCTCCTGAGCTCTCTGCCCATGGAGCTGGGCTCTCTGGAGGGCCTGACCTACCTCGGCTTATCCTTCAACTGCTTCGTCTGTGTCCCGGCCGTCCTGGAGAATCTCAGAGGCATGGAGAGACTGTGCCTGGCAGGGAACCAGCTCTCTGCCCTGGATATGGTTGGACTGCAGTGGCTGCCCGCTCACCACATAGATCTGAG ATTAAACCAGCTTCAGAAGGTGACGGTGGGAGACTCGGAGCATCTGGTCCACATTGTCCAGCTGGACCTGAGGGACACTGGTCTACAGGAGCTGGATGTCAGCGCCCTCTGTAGGCTGGAGCTCCTCCGCTGCGACAGAAACACTCTGTCcctcctcagagtcagtggCCACGCCCTCAAGAGCCTGCACGCTGCACATAACG agctGAAGCAGCTGGAGGTTCAACCTGTGCCAGAGAATCTGACGGTTCTGGATTTGTCCTG GAACAAGCTGGAGTGTGTTCCTGACTGGGTGTGTGAGAGCAGCCGACTGGAGGTGCTGGACATCAGCCACAACTCTGTAACTGAGCTGCCCATACG gCTGCTGTGCAGTGTGAGCTTGAGGAAGCTGCTGTCGGGCTGGAACCAAGTGTGTCGACTGGCTGAGAGGCTGGAGAGGTCACAGCTCGAGGTCCTCGACCTCCAGCACAACTATCTGACCGAGCTCCCACACAACCTGTTCATGAAAGCACAGAG CTTGCGAAACCTAAATGTGTCGGCCAACAAGCTGGAGAACCTGCCTGCAGCCAGCCTATCGGAGGACAGCTACAGCAGCCTTGAGGAGCTCTATGTGACCAATAACAGCCTGACAGACAAGTGTGTCCCTCTCCTGCCGGGACACGGCGTCCTCAGGGTGCTTCACCTCGCCTACAACCAGCTGCAGACCTTCACTGCCAG tAAACTGGCCCgactggagcagctggaggagcttgACCTGAGCGGCAACAGACTGAGGACCGTGCCCACCACCATCCTGAGCTGTCAGCGCCTGCACACGCTCTCAGCCCACTCCAACTGCATCAACGCCTTCCCCGAGGTCCTGCAGCTGCCGGAGATCAAG tgtgtgGACCTGAGCTGCAACGAGCTGACTGAGGTGACTCTGCCGGAGACACTTCCTCCGAAGCTTCAGGAGCTGGACCTCACGGGAAACCCTCGCCTCAACCTGGACCACAAAAGCCTGGAGCTCCTCAA TAATATCCGATGTTTCAGAGTCGACCCGTCTCCTTCTGCCACGTGTGTGAGCGAGAGCCACAGGGCCCCTGCCGTCTGGAGCCACGGCTACACCGAGGCCTCAGGAGCCAAAAACaa GCTGTGTGTCGCTGCTCTGGCTCTCGACGGCTTCTGTGGGATCCGCGAGGCTCTTTACGGAGTTTTTGACGGCGACAGGAACGTGGAGGTGCCTTACCTGCTGCAGTGCACCATGGGAGACGTGCTGGCAGAGGAGCTTCACCGGAGCCAGAGGCAGGACGATTACATGACCAACACTTTCCTCACCATGCAAAG GAAGCTGGGCACGGCAGGTCAGAGGATGGGCGGCTCTGCGGCGTTATGCCACATCAGACACGACCCGGTGGCTCCCGGCGAGCACGGCGGCTGCTTCACCCTGAAGGCCGCTAACGTGGGCAGGTGTCAGGCCGTGTTGTGTCGAGACGGCAAAGCTATGCAACTGTCCACCACACACAGCGTCAAAGAGGAGGCGGAGTATCAGAGGGTTCGACAGCACAACGCCGTCATCACAGAG gATAACAAAGTCAGTGGTGTAACTGACTCCACCAGAATCATGGGTTACTCCTTCCTGTGCCCGTCTGTGACCCCCCGACCGCACGTCTCCACGGTGACGCTCACCCCACAGGACGAGTTCTTTCTCCTGGGCAGCCGGGGATTGTGGGACATGTTGTCTCCCAGCGAGGCGGTGGAGGCGGTCAGGAATGTACCGGACGCTCTGGCCGCTGCTAAGAAGCTGGTGACTCTGGCTCAGAGCTACGGCTGCTCCGACAGCCTCAGCGCCGTCGTCGTCCAGCTCAGCATCACCGaagactgctgctgcttctgtgagCCGCCGCCCCCGCCCCCCAGCCCCGGCCTGGGCGCGCACACCAGCACACACCATTACTCAGCAAGCGGTGACGGTGCCATACCGCCGGCCTCCTCAGGAACAGTGAGCGAGCTAAGCAGTGAGTTCAGCACGTCCGAGATGAGCAGCGAGGTGGGATCCACAGCGTCGTCAGAGGAGCCGCCGCCTCAGACCGAGCCCCTGACCTCCCACCTGAACCTGCCGGGACGAGCCGGCGTGCGGAGACCCGCCTGCGGAGGAGGGAGCTTCCAGAGGCAGTTCTCTGGAGCTCTGTCTGACAACGGCCTTGACAGCGAGGACGAGGAGCCCATCGCCGGCGTCTTCTCCAACGGCAGCCgtgtggaggtggaggccgACGTCCACTGTCTGCACCGCCATGACTGCCCAGCAActcaaatacacactcacactcagccAAGCACAAATATCCATCCTGCTGTCGCCTCGCTTCACGAGCCTTCACcgtctcccctctcctccaagTCTCCCTCCCCcgttcctccctcctccccctgcctcAGCGGAGAGGCTCGCTCCGGGACTCTGGGCCGAAGGGCTCGAGCTAACGGCTCAGTCGCCTGCCAAGGGAGGAACCAGGACCTCATCGAGGAGGCAGGTGACGCCCCCGTCAGGAAACAGGGGGGCTACTTCAACGCACCCGCCCAGCCGGACCCCGACGACCAGCTCATCATCCCcccagagctggaggaggaggtgcggcagatcatccagcagcagcagcaacagcaacagcagatgCAGACGCACAACCAGCAAACGCACAACTTCCAGAAGCCTGCAGACTACTTTGTCACACCACTCTAA
- the c14h8orf82 gene encoding UPF0598 protein C8orf82 homolog, whose protein sequence is MFLLRTAALGCRAVTGLRSLSAGYTTSRGPAGFIQGQSPEPRIREYFYYIDHHGQLFLDDTKVKNFVTCFKDTKFLVFFFSRLRSNQSGRYEEDFPFLSLCGRERNFLRCDDRPVVFTHLMQTPAGQQGLMGDQELLSYCGGEEKLAVPFRPEALYMHPLSGRVYHPCSERWGGVGLVRSALAIELSPFFVYPSEQSQSEQPTHFVQGGQKHTLTNELAGCFPSAEEGSGQQGEPG, encoded by the exons ATGTTTCTCCTCCGGACCGCGGCGCTCGGCTGCAGAGCTGTGACCGGCCTGCGGAGCCTGTCCGCCGGCTACACGACCTCCAGAGGCCCCGCGGGGTTCATCCAGGGCCAGAGCCCGGAGCCACGGATCAGAGAGTACTTCTACTACATCGACCACCACGGACAG CTGTTCCTCGATGACACTAAAGTGAAGAACTTTGTCACCTGCTTCAAag ATACAAAATTCCTGGTCTTCTTCTTCAGTCGCCTGCGTTCCAATCAGAGCGGGCGGTACGAGGAGGACTTCCCCTTCCTGTCGCTGTGCGGGAGGGAGAGGAACTTCCTGCGCTGCGATGACCGACCTGTGGTCTTCACCCACCTGATGCAGACTCCCGCTGGGCAgcaggggctgatgggagaCCAGGAGCTGCTGTCGTACTGCGGCGGCGAGGAGAAGCTGGCCGTCCCGTTCCGCCCTGAGGCTCTGTACATGCACCCCCTCAGCGGACGGGTGTATCACCCCTGCTCCGAGCGCTGGGGCGGCGTCGGCCTGGTGCGGTCGGCTCTGGCCATCGAGCTCAGCCCGTTCTTTGTGTATCCCTCAGAGCAGAGCCAATCAGAACAGCCCACACACTTTGTCCAGGGAGGACAGAAACACACGCTGACCAATGAGCTCGCAGGATGCTTCCCCTCGGCAGAGGAGGGCAGCGGGCAGCAGGGAGAACCGGGATAA
- the si:ch211-191a24.4 gene encoding MARVEL domain-containing protein 3, whose translation MSHQPRSNRPNRDRNGDHRHHRDSHDDRASSRPPYLPREDDAPPKHVREAPRVERHASKCTNICSRRGIVLICSVLTNALVLICVIAAHMVSSGMSSATAMGGFNINSNFNLQGTELQQVRDLDMQYSQMRAPGLYGGIPFCLTFGVCSLLFAVAGSKPPHLMSRKLLVGALLFQAVGAVGYVVAVGLYLHFIIGVNSTDVCQRRERLYARNGYTWMSCDVNGADAAVALFGLITAILYTVGTVLTFQTVRGVRRYLQERKRREAERPRGPLRAETTSV comes from the exons ATGAGTCATCAGCCGCGGTCCAACCGGCCGAACCGGGACCGAAACGGGGATCACCGACATCACCGCGACTCCCACGACGACCG GGCGTCCTCTCGACCCCCGTACCTCCCCAGGGAAGACGACGCCCCCCCCAAACATGTGCGGGAGGCTCCTCGAGTCGAGCGTCACGCCTCCAAGTGCACAAACATCTGCTCCAGGAGAG GCATCGTGCTGATCTGCTCCGTGCTGACCAACGCTCTGGTGCTGATCTGTGTGATCGCCGCTCACATGGTGTCGTCAGGAATGTCCTCGGCCACCGCGATGGGCGGCTTCAACATCAACTCCAACTTCAACCTGCAGGGCACCGAGCTGCAGCAGGTTCGAGACCTGGACATGCAGTACAGCCAGATGAGGGCGCCGGGACTCTACGGGGGCATCCCCTTCTGCCTGACCTTCGGCGTGTGCTCGCTGCTGTTTGCCGTCGCCGGCAGCAAACCCCCCCACCTGATGTCGAGGAAGCTCCTGGTCGGAGCCCTGTTGTTTCAGGCGGTGGGTGCGGTGGGGTACGTGGTGGCTGTCGGCCTCTACCTGCACTTCATCATCGGGGTCAACTCCACGGACGTCTGCCAGAGGCGGGAGAGGCTGTACGCACGTAACGGCTACACCTGGATGAGCTGCGACGTGAACGGGGCGGACGCAGCCGTGGCGCTGTTCGGCCTCATCACCGCCATCCTGTACACGGTCGGCACGGTGCTCACCTTCCAGACCGTCCGAGGAGTGAGGCGCTACCTGCAGGAGCGAAAGCGGCGAGAGGCGGAGAGACCCAGGGGCCCGCTGAGGGCCGAAACCACTTCCGTgtga